Proteins from one Gossypium raimondii isolate GPD5lz chromosome 8, ASM2569854v1, whole genome shotgun sequence genomic window:
- the LOC105790455 gene encoding receptor-like protein 15 isoform X2, giving the protein MEAKSLWVLLTTLLFIIQGWRQIEGCLEQERIALFQLKSFFNDSNWVDVKGSNCCEWEGVECNVTSERVIGLDLGFKRQWDNREWISDPYGYLNVSLFLPFEELKSLDLSGNEIADLVDNQVSVSSAFNKLETLVLTQNYFNDSILSKLKSLTNLKTLELNFNSIKSLRQFQGEKAQPMINLEVLNLDYNSLNNNDLAYLKGLSSLRSLSIGGNQLEGSVGITDGERPLNLTNLEEFNLDQNSFTNNLLTQLSGFSNLKSLSIQNNQLKGSINIKELLDTLSNLEELDMGGNELKEFVPIKNKENESLGKLKVANLNGVFNNGTASLIQLLETFSSVNTIYLRGNYFNDTFSTQDELQVSSKIEELVLDRSSLNNDILQSIGALASLKILSLSGCGLSGTLPTQGWCDLRKFEVLDLSENALKGTLPSCLANLSSLHYLDISGNQFVGKGVSIGLANLTLLRFISLSRNLFEVPSIFISFANHSHLKVLSSNQNKLVEEPTIPKWVPKFQLKAFRLSNCTTKELQTEIPKFLYYQNNLSIIDLSYNNFGGKVPFWLLENNTRMEAFLMKGNSFMGHLNLPSHPNPNISFVDISDNKIQGPIPANICSIFPQLNGLNLAGNSLQGNIPPCLGSLTTWNLLLDLSHNQLSGGIPEMLAQSDSLRFLRLSNNHLSGKITPTIFCSTSLRLLYLDGNNFDGNIPSIDISTFLSYSLVDMDLSNNNLSGELPRWIWNVSNLNALAVSNNQLKGLIPMELCYLDSLRILDLSENNFSGPIPSCFGPQSIIHLHLSKNRLSGTLTNAFFNSSSLVTLDLSENQLSGEIPYQIGTLSALSVLLLKANYFIGEIPIEICKLYSLSIIDLSQNKLFGLIPSCLSRLTLDPNGEKSLTKTYWEGSGGIFERGNYFGLTEFEFFTLRGGESFDVGFEIENQMEEKVDYTTKRASYTYKGNILEYMSGIDFSCNRLTGEIPIEIGNLSEIRSLNLSHNNLTGHIPSTFSKLKQIESLDLSHNNLIGRIPSQLTELYTLAVFNVSHNNLSGSIPSPKAQFGTFDESSYVENPFLCGPPLHKNCSDLDSPLTTAPNTSNNEEESGLMDKYVFWVTFFVSYVIVLLVIVLILYINPYWRLAWFSFVEHCIKTCQYFLLQFSIFKRSG; this is encoded by the exons ATGGAGGCTAAATCGTTGTGGGTATTACTCACTACACTTCTGTTCATCATACAAGGGTGGCGACAGATTGAGGGGTGCTTGGAGCAGGAGAGAATTGCTCTCTTCCAACTCAAATCTTTTTTCAATGACAGTAACTGGGTAGATGTGAAAGGTTCGAATTGTTGTGAATGGGAAGGAGTTGAGTGCAACGTCACTAGTGAACGAGTAATAGGTCTCGATCTTGGTTTCAAACGTCAATGGGATAACCGTGAATGGATATCAGATCCATATGGGTATCTCAATGTCTCTTTATTTCTTCCATTTGAGGAATTGAAGAGCCTTGATTTGAGTGGAAATGAAATTGCAGATCTTGTAGATAACCAAG TATCTGTTTCATCTGCTTTCAACAAGTTAGAAACTCTTGTATTAACTCAGAATTACTTCAATGATAGTATCTTATCAA AATTGAAGAGTTTGACAAACTTGAAGACGTTAGAGTTAAACTTCAATAGCATCAAAAGCCTCCGACAGTTTCAAG GTGAGAAAGCGCAACCGATGATAAATTTGGAAGTGCTTAATTTGGATTATAATTCCTTGAACAACAATGATTTGGCATATCTCAAGGGGTTATCAAGTTTAAGGTCCTTGAGTATTGGGGGAAACCAATTGGAAGGGTCAGTAGGTATTACAg ATGGTGAGAGGCCACTTAATTTGACCAATTTAGAAGAGTTTAATTTGGATCAGAACTCCTTCACGAACAACTTATTGACACAGCTTAGTGGGTTTTCCAATCTAAAGTCATTGAGTATACAGAATAATCAGCTTAAAGgatcaataaatattaaag AATTATTAGACACTTTAAGCAACTTAGAGGAGCTAGACATGGGTGGAAATGAGCTGAAGGAATTTGTGCCCATAAAGAATAAAG AAAATGAAAGTTTAGGAAAGCTAAAGGTTGCTAACCTAAACGGGGTGTTCAACAATGGAACTGCTTCTCTAATACAACTCCTGGAGACATTCTCATCTGTTAATACCATATATTTGAGAGGCAATTACTTTAATGACACCTTTTCTACTCaag atGAATTGCAAGTGTCGAGCAAAATTGAGGAATTAGTACTAGATCGATCATCTCTCAACAACGACATTCTTCAAAGCATTGGTGCATTGGcttctcttaaaattttatctttgaGTGGTTGTGGGCTGTCTGGGACATTACCTACCCaag GATGGTGTGATTTACGGAAATTTGAGGTGTTGGATCTTAGTGAAAATGCTCTTAAAGGAACCCTCCCTTCATGTTTGGCTAACTTGTCATCACTTCATTATTTGGATATTTCCGGTAATCAATTCGTCGGGAAAGGTGTCTCCATTGGCTTAGCCAATCTCACTTTGCTTAGATTCATTTCTCTTTCACGAAACCTATTCGAAGTTCcttccattttcatatcatttgCCAACCATTCACACCTCAAAGTACTCTCCAGCAATCAAAACAAGTTAGTGGAAGAGCCTACCATTCCAAAATGGGTCCCAAAGTTCCAACTAAAAGCCTTCCGTTTGTCAAATTGCACAACAAAGGAACTCCAAACTGAAATTCCGAAATTCCTCTATTACCAAAATAACCTGAGTATTATTGATctttcatataataattttggaGGGAAGGTTCCTTTTTGGTTGTTAGAGAACAATACAAGAATGGAAGCATTTTTAATGAAGGGTAACTCTTTTATGGGTCATCTCAATCTTCCATCTCATCCGAATCCAAACATATCCTTTGTTGATATATCTGACAACAAAATACAAGGTCCAATTCCAGCAAACATTTGTTCAATCTTTCCACAACTAAATGGGTTAAACCTAGCAGGCAATTCCCTTCAAGGTAATATTCCTCCTTGTCTGGGTAGTTTGACCACTTGGAATTTATTATTAGATCTGTCACATAATCAGCTATCTGGAGGAATACCAGAAATGTTAGCTCAAAGTGACTCGTTGAGGTTTCTTAGGCTATCAAATAATCATCTAAGTGGAAAGATAACCCCGACAATCTTTTGCTCAACTTCATTACGATTGCTATATTTAGATGGCAATAACTTTGATGGAAATATACCTAGCATTGATATCTCAACTTTCCTTTCATATTCCCTTGTTGATATGGATTTAAGTAACAACAATTTGTCCGGAGAGCTCCCAAGATGGATATGGAATGTGTCAAATTTAAATGCATTGGCAGTATCCAACAATCAGCTCAAGGGTCTCATTCCGATGGAATTGTGCTATTTGGATTCCCTTAGAATTTTGGACCTTtcagaaaataatttttctggCCCAATACCATCTTGCTTCGGCCCACAATCTATCATACATCTCCATTTGAGCAAAAATAGATTAAGTGGCACCTTGACAAATGCATTCTTTAATAGCTCTTCCTTGGTGACTTTAGATCTTAGTGAAAATCAGTTGAGTGGAGAAATTCCATACCAGATTGGAACTCTTTCTGCTTTGAGTGTTCTCCTTCTAAAAGCCAATTATTTTATTGGAGAAATTCCCATTGAGATATGTAAATTGTATTCTTTAAGTATCATTGATCTTTCTCAAAACAAGCTTTTTGGTTTGATACCTTCTTGTTTGAGTCGTTTAACTCTTGATCCAAATGGTGAAAAATCTTTAACAAAGACCTATTGGGAGGGCTCTGGAGGAATCTTTGAGCGGGGTAATTACTTTGGACTgactgaatttgaatttttcactTTAAGAGGAGGCGAGTCATTCGATGTAGGTTTCGAAATTGAGAATCAAATGGAAGAAAAGGTGGATTATACAACAAAAAGAGCATCTTACACGTACAAGGGAAACATTCTTGAATACATGTCGGGAATTGATTTTTCATGCAATAGATTAACAGGTGAAATCCCCATAGAGATTGGAAATTTGAGTGAAATTCGATCACTAAACTTGTCACACAACAATTTGACTGGACATATACCATCAACATTCTCAAAGCTTAAGCAAATTGAGAGTCTAGACCTTTCTCACAACAACCTAATTGGAAGAATCCCTTCTCAATTAACAGAGTTGTACACCTTAGCAGTCTTCAATGTGTCACACAACAACTTGTCAGGGAGTATTCCGTCTCCAAAAGCTCAATTTGGAACCTTTGATGAAAGCAGTTATGTGGAGAATCCTTTTCTCTGCGGGCCTCCCCTGCATAAAAATTGCAGCGACCTTGATTCACCCCTGACAACAGCACCAAATACCTCAAACAACGAAGAAGAAAGTGGTTTGATGGACAAGTATGTTTTTTGGGTGaccttttttgtttcttatgtaATTGTGTTGCTGGTTATTGTTCTCATCCTGTATATAAATCCTTATTGGCGACTAGCATGGTTTTCTTTTGTTGAACACTGCATCAAGACTTGTCAGTACTTTCTTCTGCAATTTTCCATCTTCAAAAGGAGTGGGTAG
- the LOC105790455 gene encoding receptor-like protein 15 isoform X1: MEAKSLWVLLTTLLFIIQGWRQIEGCLEQERIALFQLKSFFNDSNWVDVKGSNCCEWEGVECNVTSERVIGLDLGFKRQWDNREWISDPYGYLNVSLFLPFEELKSLDLSGNEIADLVDNQVSVSSAFNKLETLVLTQNYFNDSILSKLKSLTNLKTLELNFNSIKSLRQFQGEKAQPMINLEVLNLDYNSLNNNDLAYLKGLSSLRSLSIGGNQLEGSVGITVLNNMTKLKKLDLSANKIENLQSPYDGERPLNLTNLEEFNLDQNSFTNNLLTQLSGFSNLKSLSIQNNQLKGSINIKELLDTLSNLEELDMGGNELKEFVPIKNKENESLGKLKVANLNGVFNNGTASLIQLLETFSSVNTIYLRGNYFNDTFSTQDELQVSSKIEELVLDRSSLNNDILQSIGALASLKILSLSGCGLSGTLPTQGWCDLRKFEVLDLSENALKGTLPSCLANLSSLHYLDISGNQFVGKGVSIGLANLTLLRFISLSRNLFEVPSIFISFANHSHLKVLSSNQNKLVEEPTIPKWVPKFQLKAFRLSNCTTKELQTEIPKFLYYQNNLSIIDLSYNNFGGKVPFWLLENNTRMEAFLMKGNSFMGHLNLPSHPNPNISFVDISDNKIQGPIPANICSIFPQLNGLNLAGNSLQGNIPPCLGSLTTWNLLLDLSHNQLSGGIPEMLAQSDSLRFLRLSNNHLSGKITPTIFCSTSLRLLYLDGNNFDGNIPSIDISTFLSYSLVDMDLSNNNLSGELPRWIWNVSNLNALAVSNNQLKGLIPMELCYLDSLRILDLSENNFSGPIPSCFGPQSIIHLHLSKNRLSGTLTNAFFNSSSLVTLDLSENQLSGEIPYQIGTLSALSVLLLKANYFIGEIPIEICKLYSLSIIDLSQNKLFGLIPSCLSRLTLDPNGEKSLTKTYWEGSGGIFERGNYFGLTEFEFFTLRGGESFDVGFEIENQMEEKVDYTTKRASYTYKGNILEYMSGIDFSCNRLTGEIPIEIGNLSEIRSLNLSHNNLTGHIPSTFSKLKQIESLDLSHNNLIGRIPSQLTELYTLAVFNVSHNNLSGSIPSPKAQFGTFDESSYVENPFLCGPPLHKNCSDLDSPLTTAPNTSNNEEESGLMDKYVFWVTFFVSYVIVLLVIVLILYINPYWRLAWFSFVEHCIKTCQYFLLQFSIFKRSG; the protein is encoded by the exons ATGGAGGCTAAATCGTTGTGGGTATTACTCACTACACTTCTGTTCATCATACAAGGGTGGCGACAGATTGAGGGGTGCTTGGAGCAGGAGAGAATTGCTCTCTTCCAACTCAAATCTTTTTTCAATGACAGTAACTGGGTAGATGTGAAAGGTTCGAATTGTTGTGAATGGGAAGGAGTTGAGTGCAACGTCACTAGTGAACGAGTAATAGGTCTCGATCTTGGTTTCAAACGTCAATGGGATAACCGTGAATGGATATCAGATCCATATGGGTATCTCAATGTCTCTTTATTTCTTCCATTTGAGGAATTGAAGAGCCTTGATTTGAGTGGAAATGAAATTGCAGATCTTGTAGATAACCAAG TATCTGTTTCATCTGCTTTCAACAAGTTAGAAACTCTTGTATTAACTCAGAATTACTTCAATGATAGTATCTTATCAA AATTGAAGAGTTTGACAAACTTGAAGACGTTAGAGTTAAACTTCAATAGCATCAAAAGCCTCCGACAGTTTCAAG GTGAGAAAGCGCAACCGATGATAAATTTGGAAGTGCTTAATTTGGATTATAATTCCTTGAACAACAATGATTTGGCATATCTCAAGGGGTTATCAAGTTTAAGGTCCTTGAGTATTGGGGGAAACCAATTGGAAGGGTCAGTAGGTATTACAg TATTGAATAATATGACAAAGCTAAAGAAGTTGGACTTGAGTGCCAATAAAATTGAGAACCTCCAATCTCCCTATG ATGGTGAGAGGCCACTTAATTTGACCAATTTAGAAGAGTTTAATTTGGATCAGAACTCCTTCACGAACAACTTATTGACACAGCTTAGTGGGTTTTCCAATCTAAAGTCATTGAGTATACAGAATAATCAGCTTAAAGgatcaataaatattaaag AATTATTAGACACTTTAAGCAACTTAGAGGAGCTAGACATGGGTGGAAATGAGCTGAAGGAATTTGTGCCCATAAAGAATAAAG AAAATGAAAGTTTAGGAAAGCTAAAGGTTGCTAACCTAAACGGGGTGTTCAACAATGGAACTGCTTCTCTAATACAACTCCTGGAGACATTCTCATCTGTTAATACCATATATTTGAGAGGCAATTACTTTAATGACACCTTTTCTACTCaag atGAATTGCAAGTGTCGAGCAAAATTGAGGAATTAGTACTAGATCGATCATCTCTCAACAACGACATTCTTCAAAGCATTGGTGCATTGGcttctcttaaaattttatctttgaGTGGTTGTGGGCTGTCTGGGACATTACCTACCCaag GATGGTGTGATTTACGGAAATTTGAGGTGTTGGATCTTAGTGAAAATGCTCTTAAAGGAACCCTCCCTTCATGTTTGGCTAACTTGTCATCACTTCATTATTTGGATATTTCCGGTAATCAATTCGTCGGGAAAGGTGTCTCCATTGGCTTAGCCAATCTCACTTTGCTTAGATTCATTTCTCTTTCACGAAACCTATTCGAAGTTCcttccattttcatatcatttgCCAACCATTCACACCTCAAAGTACTCTCCAGCAATCAAAACAAGTTAGTGGAAGAGCCTACCATTCCAAAATGGGTCCCAAAGTTCCAACTAAAAGCCTTCCGTTTGTCAAATTGCACAACAAAGGAACTCCAAACTGAAATTCCGAAATTCCTCTATTACCAAAATAACCTGAGTATTATTGATctttcatataataattttggaGGGAAGGTTCCTTTTTGGTTGTTAGAGAACAATACAAGAATGGAAGCATTTTTAATGAAGGGTAACTCTTTTATGGGTCATCTCAATCTTCCATCTCATCCGAATCCAAACATATCCTTTGTTGATATATCTGACAACAAAATACAAGGTCCAATTCCAGCAAACATTTGTTCAATCTTTCCACAACTAAATGGGTTAAACCTAGCAGGCAATTCCCTTCAAGGTAATATTCCTCCTTGTCTGGGTAGTTTGACCACTTGGAATTTATTATTAGATCTGTCACATAATCAGCTATCTGGAGGAATACCAGAAATGTTAGCTCAAAGTGACTCGTTGAGGTTTCTTAGGCTATCAAATAATCATCTAAGTGGAAAGATAACCCCGACAATCTTTTGCTCAACTTCATTACGATTGCTATATTTAGATGGCAATAACTTTGATGGAAATATACCTAGCATTGATATCTCAACTTTCCTTTCATATTCCCTTGTTGATATGGATTTAAGTAACAACAATTTGTCCGGAGAGCTCCCAAGATGGATATGGAATGTGTCAAATTTAAATGCATTGGCAGTATCCAACAATCAGCTCAAGGGTCTCATTCCGATGGAATTGTGCTATTTGGATTCCCTTAGAATTTTGGACCTTtcagaaaataatttttctggCCCAATACCATCTTGCTTCGGCCCACAATCTATCATACATCTCCATTTGAGCAAAAATAGATTAAGTGGCACCTTGACAAATGCATTCTTTAATAGCTCTTCCTTGGTGACTTTAGATCTTAGTGAAAATCAGTTGAGTGGAGAAATTCCATACCAGATTGGAACTCTTTCTGCTTTGAGTGTTCTCCTTCTAAAAGCCAATTATTTTATTGGAGAAATTCCCATTGAGATATGTAAATTGTATTCTTTAAGTATCATTGATCTTTCTCAAAACAAGCTTTTTGGTTTGATACCTTCTTGTTTGAGTCGTTTAACTCTTGATCCAAATGGTGAAAAATCTTTAACAAAGACCTATTGGGAGGGCTCTGGAGGAATCTTTGAGCGGGGTAATTACTTTGGACTgactgaatttgaatttttcactTTAAGAGGAGGCGAGTCATTCGATGTAGGTTTCGAAATTGAGAATCAAATGGAAGAAAAGGTGGATTATACAACAAAAAGAGCATCTTACACGTACAAGGGAAACATTCTTGAATACATGTCGGGAATTGATTTTTCATGCAATAGATTAACAGGTGAAATCCCCATAGAGATTGGAAATTTGAGTGAAATTCGATCACTAAACTTGTCACACAACAATTTGACTGGACATATACCATCAACATTCTCAAAGCTTAAGCAAATTGAGAGTCTAGACCTTTCTCACAACAACCTAATTGGAAGAATCCCTTCTCAATTAACAGAGTTGTACACCTTAGCAGTCTTCAATGTGTCACACAACAACTTGTCAGGGAGTATTCCGTCTCCAAAAGCTCAATTTGGAACCTTTGATGAAAGCAGTTATGTGGAGAATCCTTTTCTCTGCGGGCCTCCCCTGCATAAAAATTGCAGCGACCTTGATTCACCCCTGACAACAGCACCAAATACCTCAAACAACGAAGAAGAAAGTGGTTTGATGGACAAGTATGTTTTTTGGGTGaccttttttgtttcttatgtaATTGTGTTGCTGGTTATTGTTCTCATCCTGTATATAAATCCTTATTGGCGACTAGCATGGTTTTCTTTTGTTGAACACTGCATCAAGACTTGTCAGTACTTTCTTCTGCAATTTTCCATCTTCAAAAGGAGTGGGTAG
- the LOC105790455 gene encoding receptor-like protein 13 isoform X5, which translates to MEAKSLWVLLTTLLFIIQGWRQIEGCLEQERIALFQLKSFFNDSNWVDVKGSNCCEWEGVECNVTSERVIGLDLGFKRQWDNREWISDPYGYLNVSLFLPFEELKSLDLSGNEIADLVDNQVSVSSAFNKLETLVLTQNYFNDSILSKLKSLTNLKTLELNFNSIKSLRQFQELLDTLSNLEELDMGGNELKEFVPIKNKENESLGKLKVANLNGVFNNGTASLIQLLETFSSVNTIYLRGNYFNDTFSTQDELQVSSKIEELVLDRSSLNNDILQSIGALASLKILSLSGCGLSGTLPTQGWCDLRKFEVLDLSENALKGTLPSCLANLSSLHYLDISGNQFVGKGVSIGLANLTLLRFISLSRNLFEVPSIFISFANHSHLKVLSSNQNKLVEEPTIPKWVPKFQLKAFRLSNCTTKELQTEIPKFLYYQNNLSIIDLSYNNFGGKVPFWLLENNTRMEAFLMKGNSFMGHLNLPSHPNPNISFVDISDNKIQGPIPANICSIFPQLNGLNLAGNSLQGNIPPCLGSLTTWNLLLDLSHNQLSGGIPEMLAQSDSLRFLRLSNNHLSGKITPTIFCSTSLRLLYLDGNNFDGNIPSIDISTFLSYSLVDMDLSNNNLSGELPRWIWNVSNLNALAVSNNQLKGLIPMELCYLDSLRILDLSENNFSGPIPSCFGPQSIIHLHLSKNRLSGTLTNAFFNSSSLVTLDLSENQLSGEIPYQIGTLSALSVLLLKANYFIGEIPIEICKLYSLSIIDLSQNKLFGLIPSCLSRLTLDPNGEKSLTKTYWEGSGGIFERGNYFGLTEFEFFTLRGGESFDVGFEIENQMEEKVDYTTKRASYTYKGNILEYMSGIDFSCNRLTGEIPIEIGNLSEIRSLNLSHNNLTGHIPSTFSKLKQIESLDLSHNNLIGRIPSQLTELYTLAVFNVSHNNLSGSIPSPKAQFGTFDESSYVENPFLCGPPLHKNCSDLDSPLTTAPNTSNNEEESGLMDKYVFWVTFFVSYVIVLLVIVLILYINPYWRLAWFSFVEHCIKTCQYFLLQFSIFKRSG; encoded by the exons ATGGAGGCTAAATCGTTGTGGGTATTACTCACTACACTTCTGTTCATCATACAAGGGTGGCGACAGATTGAGGGGTGCTTGGAGCAGGAGAGAATTGCTCTCTTCCAACTCAAATCTTTTTTCAATGACAGTAACTGGGTAGATGTGAAAGGTTCGAATTGTTGTGAATGGGAAGGAGTTGAGTGCAACGTCACTAGTGAACGAGTAATAGGTCTCGATCTTGGTTTCAAACGTCAATGGGATAACCGTGAATGGATATCAGATCCATATGGGTATCTCAATGTCTCTTTATTTCTTCCATTTGAGGAATTGAAGAGCCTTGATTTGAGTGGAAATGAAATTGCAGATCTTGTAGATAACCAAG TATCTGTTTCATCTGCTTTCAACAAGTTAGAAACTCTTGTATTAACTCAGAATTACTTCAATGATAGTATCTTATCAA AATTGAAGAGTTTGACAAACTTGAAGACGTTAGAGTTAAACTTCAATAGCATCAAAAGCCTCCGACAGTTTCAAG AATTATTAGACACTTTAAGCAACTTAGAGGAGCTAGACATGGGTGGAAATGAGCTGAAGGAATTTGTGCCCATAAAGAATAAAG AAAATGAAAGTTTAGGAAAGCTAAAGGTTGCTAACCTAAACGGGGTGTTCAACAATGGAACTGCTTCTCTAATACAACTCCTGGAGACATTCTCATCTGTTAATACCATATATTTGAGAGGCAATTACTTTAATGACACCTTTTCTACTCaag atGAATTGCAAGTGTCGAGCAAAATTGAGGAATTAGTACTAGATCGATCATCTCTCAACAACGACATTCTTCAAAGCATTGGTGCATTGGcttctcttaaaattttatctttgaGTGGTTGTGGGCTGTCTGGGACATTACCTACCCaag GATGGTGTGATTTACGGAAATTTGAGGTGTTGGATCTTAGTGAAAATGCTCTTAAAGGAACCCTCCCTTCATGTTTGGCTAACTTGTCATCACTTCATTATTTGGATATTTCCGGTAATCAATTCGTCGGGAAAGGTGTCTCCATTGGCTTAGCCAATCTCACTTTGCTTAGATTCATTTCTCTTTCACGAAACCTATTCGAAGTTCcttccattttcatatcatttgCCAACCATTCACACCTCAAAGTACTCTCCAGCAATCAAAACAAGTTAGTGGAAGAGCCTACCATTCCAAAATGGGTCCCAAAGTTCCAACTAAAAGCCTTCCGTTTGTCAAATTGCACAACAAAGGAACTCCAAACTGAAATTCCGAAATTCCTCTATTACCAAAATAACCTGAGTATTATTGATctttcatataataattttggaGGGAAGGTTCCTTTTTGGTTGTTAGAGAACAATACAAGAATGGAAGCATTTTTAATGAAGGGTAACTCTTTTATGGGTCATCTCAATCTTCCATCTCATCCGAATCCAAACATATCCTTTGTTGATATATCTGACAACAAAATACAAGGTCCAATTCCAGCAAACATTTGTTCAATCTTTCCACAACTAAATGGGTTAAACCTAGCAGGCAATTCCCTTCAAGGTAATATTCCTCCTTGTCTGGGTAGTTTGACCACTTGGAATTTATTATTAGATCTGTCACATAATCAGCTATCTGGAGGAATACCAGAAATGTTAGCTCAAAGTGACTCGTTGAGGTTTCTTAGGCTATCAAATAATCATCTAAGTGGAAAGATAACCCCGACAATCTTTTGCTCAACTTCATTACGATTGCTATATTTAGATGGCAATAACTTTGATGGAAATATACCTAGCATTGATATCTCAACTTTCCTTTCATATTCCCTTGTTGATATGGATTTAAGTAACAACAATTTGTCCGGAGAGCTCCCAAGATGGATATGGAATGTGTCAAATTTAAATGCATTGGCAGTATCCAACAATCAGCTCAAGGGTCTCATTCCGATGGAATTGTGCTATTTGGATTCCCTTAGAATTTTGGACCTTtcagaaaataatttttctggCCCAATACCATCTTGCTTCGGCCCACAATCTATCATACATCTCCATTTGAGCAAAAATAGATTAAGTGGCACCTTGACAAATGCATTCTTTAATAGCTCTTCCTTGGTGACTTTAGATCTTAGTGAAAATCAGTTGAGTGGAGAAATTCCATACCAGATTGGAACTCTTTCTGCTTTGAGTGTTCTCCTTCTAAAAGCCAATTATTTTATTGGAGAAATTCCCATTGAGATATGTAAATTGTATTCTTTAAGTATCATTGATCTTTCTCAAAACAAGCTTTTTGGTTTGATACCTTCTTGTTTGAGTCGTTTAACTCTTGATCCAAATGGTGAAAAATCTTTAACAAAGACCTATTGGGAGGGCTCTGGAGGAATCTTTGAGCGGGGTAATTACTTTGGACTgactgaatttgaatttttcactTTAAGAGGAGGCGAGTCATTCGATGTAGGTTTCGAAATTGAGAATCAAATGGAAGAAAAGGTGGATTATACAACAAAAAGAGCATCTTACACGTACAAGGGAAACATTCTTGAATACATGTCGGGAATTGATTTTTCATGCAATAGATTAACAGGTGAAATCCCCATAGAGATTGGAAATTTGAGTGAAATTCGATCACTAAACTTGTCACACAACAATTTGACTGGACATATACCATCAACATTCTCAAAGCTTAAGCAAATTGAGAGTCTAGACCTTTCTCACAACAACCTAATTGGAAGAATCCCTTCTCAATTAACAGAGTTGTACACCTTAGCAGTCTTCAATGTGTCACACAACAACTTGTCAGGGAGTATTCCGTCTCCAAAAGCTCAATTTGGAACCTTTGATGAAAGCAGTTATGTGGAGAATCCTTTTCTCTGCGGGCCTCCCCTGCATAAAAATTGCAGCGACCTTGATTCACCCCTGACAACAGCACCAAATACCTCAAACAACGAAGAAGAAAGTGGTTTGATGGACAAGTATGTTTTTTGGGTGaccttttttgtttcttatgtaATTGTGTTGCTGGTTATTGTTCTCATCCTGTATATAAATCCTTATTGGCGACTAGCATGGTTTTCTTTTGTTGAACACTGCATCAAGACTTGTCAGTACTTTCTTCTGCAATTTTCCATCTTCAAAAGGAGTGGGTAG